A section of the Triticum dicoccoides isolate Atlit2015 ecotype Zavitan chromosome 7A, WEW_v2.0, whole genome shotgun sequence genome encodes:
- the LOC119334452 gene encoding nascent polypeptide-associated complex subunit beta-like, with amino-acid sequence MNKERLMKMVGAVHTGGKGTVHRKKKAVHKTGTTDDKRLLSALKRVGVNTIPTIEKVNIFKEDLVIQFLNPKVQASIAANTWVVSGTP; translated from the exons ATGAACAAGGAGAGGCTCATGAAGATGGTCGGCGCCGTCCACACTGGCGGCAAGGGCACCGTGCACCG GAAGAAGAAGGCGGTGCACAAGACGGGGACCACGGACGACAAGCGGCTGCTGAGTGCGCTCAAGAGGGTGGGCGTCAACACCATCCCCACCATCGAGAAGGTCAACATCTTCAAGGAAGACCTCGTCATCCAGTTCCTCAACCCCAAAG TGCAAGCGTCCATCGCCGCAAACACATGGGTGGTCAGTGGGACTCCCTAG